A window of Solanum stenotomum isolate F172 chromosome 3, ASM1918654v1, whole genome shotgun sequence contains these coding sequences:
- the LOC125860679 gene encoding uncharacterized protein LOC125860679, which translates to MQFFGGSEISPSPPPPTVSGNNAHMMYVFNRNGVCLLYREWNRPLKTLNPQQDHKLMFGLLFSLKSLTAKMDPTSAEKGNLGVPQLPGQGCSFHSFRTNTYKLSFMESPSGIKIILVTHPRTGDLRESLKYIYNLYVEYVVKNPLYSPGAPIKCELFNSTLDQYVRGLG; encoded by the exons ATGCAGTTCTTTGGAGGATCAGAGATCAGCCCATCCCCACCGCCGCCGACAGTATCCGGAAATAATGCACATATGATGTATGTATTCAATAGGAATGGAGTGTGTCTTCTTTACAGGGAATGGAATCGGCCTCTTAAGACCTTAAACCCTCAGCAGGACCATAAGCTCATGTTTGGTTTgctcttctctctcaaatctTTAACCGCCAAGATGGATCCCACAAG TGCTGAAAAAGGTAATCTTGGGGTGCCGCAATTACCTGGACAAGGATGTTCATTTCACAGCTTTCGGACTAATACATATAAACTCAGTTTCATGGAAAGTCCATCTGGAATAAAG ATCATCCTTGTCACACATCCTAGGACTGGTGATCTAAGGGAATCTTTAAAGTATATTTACAATTTGTACGTTGAATATGTGGTGAAGAATCCGCTCTACTCCCCAGGGGCTCCTATCAA GTGTGAGCTATTTAATTCTACCCTCGATCAGTATGTCAGAGGCCTTGGATAA
- the LOC125858590 gene encoding protein SGT1 homolog, with the protein MASDLETRAKEAFIDDHFELAVDLYTQAITMSPKNPELFADRAQANIKLNYFTEAVVDANKAIELDPTMSKAYLRKGLACMKLEEYQTAKAALETGASLAPGELRFTKLIKECDEHIAEEAGELPNLSVDKTSASVVAPPASELSDNVAIAPEGAQPTVNQSHQGSAAKPKYRHEFYQKPEEVVVTIFAKGIPAKNVVVDFGEQILSVSIDVPGEETYSFQPRLFGKITPAKCRYDVMSTKIEIRLAKAEPLHWTSLEYTTEPVVVQRPIVSSAAPRPSYPSSKLRNVDWDKLEAAVKKEEKDEKLDGDAALNKFFRDIYQDADEDTRRAMMKSFVESNGTVLSTNWKEVGTKKVEGSPPDGMELKKWEI; encoded by the exons ATGGCGTCCGATCTGGAGACTAGGGCTAAAGAGGCGTTCATCGACGACCACTTTGAACTCGCCGTTGACCTCTACACTCAAGCCATAACGATGAGCCCTAAGAACCCTGAACTTTTCGCCGACCGTGCTCAGGCCAATATCAAACTCAACTACTTCACTG AAGCTGTTGTTGATGCGAACAAGGCCATTGAGTTGGATCCTACAATGTCAAAAGCATATTTGCGCAAGGG GTTGGCCTGTATGAAGCTTGAAGAATACCAAACTGCAAAGGCAGCTTTGGAAACTGGAGCTAGTTTAGCACCAGGAGAGTTAAGGTTCACAAAGCTAATAAAAGAATGTGATGAACATATTGCAG AGGAAGCTGGCGAATTGCCTAATCTGTCGGTGGATAAAACCTCAGCTAGTGTTGTTGCACCTCCTGCATCTGAGTTGTCGGACAATGTTGCTATTGCGCCTGAAGGTGCTCAACCAACTGTCAACCAGTCCCATCAAGGATCTGCTGCCAAACCAAAATACAG ACATGAATTTTATCAGAAACCAGAGGAGGTGGTGGTGACCATATTTGCCAAGGGCATACCAGCcaagaatgttgttgttgacttTGGTGAACAAATA CTTAGTGTTAGCATTGATGTGCCGGGTGAAGAAACTTATTCTTTCCAGCCTAGGTTGTTTggcaag ATAACACCTGCAAAATGCAGATACGATGTGATGTCTACCAAAATTGAGATTCGCCTTGCGAAAGCTGAGCCGTTACACTGGACATCTCTAGAGTATACAACGGAACCTGTTGTAGTTCAGAGGCCTATTGTGTCATCAG CTGCCCCACGGCCCAGTTATCCTTCCTCAAAACTGAGAAATGTAGATTGGGATAAACTAGAAGCTGCAGTGAAAAAAGAg gaaaaagatgaaaaattggATGGAGATGCAGCATTGAACAAATTTTTCAGAGACATTTACCAAGATGCTGACGAGGACACCAGAAGAGCCATGATGAAATCCTTT GTGGAATCTAATGGGACTGTTTTGTCCACAAACTGGAAAGAAGTTGGCACAAAGAAGGTTGAAGGAAGCCCTCCGGATGGCATGGAGCTGAAGAAATGGGAGATCTAG
- the LOC125859758 gene encoding probable NADH dehydrogenase [ubiquinone] 1 alpha subcomplex subunit 5, mitochondrial yields MFLRRIARPLMMMAKVKETTGIVGLDVVPNAREVLINLYRKTLEEIKAVPEDEGYRKAVESFTRHRLSVCQEEADSEMIEKRLGCGQVEELIEEAQDELKLIGHMNEWKPWGIPDDYECEVIENDAPVPKHIPLHRPGPLPEEFYNTLEAITSGKLETSKKDEPAIASGESQSK; encoded by the exons ATGTTTCTCCGAAGAATAGCGAGGCCATTGATGATGATGGCGAAAGTGAAGGAGACGACAGGGATCGTAGGTCTTGATGTAGTGCCAAATGCGAGGGAAGTTCTGATTAATCTTTACAGGAAAACCCTAGAGGAGATCAAGGCTGTGCCGGAGGACGAGGGATACCGGAAAGCCGTGGAAAGCTTCACACGCCACCGTCTTAGTGTCTGTCAGGAGGAAGCAGATTCGGAAATGATCGAGAAGCGGCTTGGTTGTGGCCAGGTTGAAGAGTTAATTGAGGAAGCTCAGGATGAGCTTAAGCTCATCGGCCACATGAACG AGTGGAAACCTTGGGGTATTCCTGATGATTATGAGTGTGAAGTTATAGAAAATGATGCTCCAGTGCCCAAACACATTCCCCTTCATCGTCCTGGTCCTCTTCCTGAGGAGTTTTATAATACACTAGAGGCTATTACTTCTGGCAAATTGGAGACTTCAAAGAAAGATGAACCTGCTATTGCATCAGGTGAATCACAATCAAAGTAG